The DNA region GTCAGTCGCGCGGCGCGCACGTTGCGGCTGGCGGCCTCCAGCGCCTCCGGGTCCTTGTCGAAGCCGAGCAGCGGTACTTCCACCTTCCGCTCGTTGCGGCGGGCATCCGCGCGCATGTCCGCGAGCAGCTCGCGGGCCCGGGTGCCCAGCTCCGGCCAGCGCTCCACCGCGAAGTCCCGGTTGAGCCCGGGCGCGCGCCGGCGGGCGATGAGGCCTGCCTCGATGAGCAACGTGCCGGAGCCGCACATCGGGTCCACCAGGCCCTCCGTCCCCGTGTAGTTCGCCGCGCGAAGCACCGCCGCGGCCAGCGTCTCCTTCAGCGGGGCGGGCGTGGGGCGCACGCGGTAGCCCCGGCGGTGCAGCGGCTCGCCGCACAAATCCAGGGACAGGGACAGCGTTTCACGGGCGAGGTGCGCCACCACGCGGATGTCCGGGTCCCTCGTATTCACGTCCGGCCGGGCGCCCTTCGTGTCGCGCATCCGGTCGACGATGGCGTCTTTCACCTTGAGGGCCACGAAGCCGGAGTGGCTGTGCTCGCTGTCCTTCAGCGTGGCATCCACCGCGAAGGTGTGTTCGGGGGTGAGGTGCTCCTCCCAGGGGATGCTGGCGGCGGCTTCGTACAGGCCTTCCGCGCCCCGGGCCTCGAAGGCGCCCAGCGGGTAGAGCACGCGCATGGCGATGCGGGACCAGAGCGCCACCATGAGCGCCTCGTCGAGCGTGGCCATGAAGCGGACACCGCCGCGGTCCTGGCGGATGCGGCGGGCGCCGAGCTCCTTCAGCTCGTCGGCCAGGAGGTCCTCGGTGCCGCGAGCGGCGGTGGCGAAAAGGGCAATGCGTTCAGCCATGGGATTCCGCCCATAGACGACACCGGGCCGCTTGGGAACCGGCATCGCGTTTCATGTGCCCACCGCCTCGTAGAGGGCGAAGGTGGCGTCCTCCTGCTGGGCGCTCGCCTCCCGCGCCCGCTGGAAGTCCTCGGACTGAAAGTAGGCCCGCATGGAGGCCTTGTCCCGCCAGCGCGTCACCAGCATCAGCTCCGGCGGCCGTTCGAAGGAGCGCAGCTCCTCCAGCCCCAGGAAGCCCGGGTATCCGTCCACCGCCCGCGTGCGCGCCTGGAAGCGGGCGACCAGGCGGTCCGCTTCCTCGGGGGCTGGCCGGAAGCGGGCGATGGCGACAATCATGGGCACGCCCCGGTGGAAAACAGCGAGGGCGTCCGGGCCGAGCCAGGACGCCCCCGTGAAGTGGAACCGCCAGGGCCACCGCCTCCCATCCCATCCGGGAGACGGCGGCCACGTGGGCCTTACATGGCCCCGGCGCCGGGCATGTCGCCCAGGCCCCGGATGAGCACCTCGCGGGGCTTGGCGCCGTCCGCCGCGCCCACCACCCCGTCGCGCTCCATCCGCTCAATCATGCGGGCCGCGCGGTTGTAGCCGATGCGCATCTTGCGCTGGAGCATGGAGATGGAGACGGCCCGCATCTCGCTGACCGTCGCGAGCGCCTGGTCGTACAGCTCGTCGGACAGCTCGTCCTCCTCGCCGCCACCTTCCACGTCCTCGTCGCGCGGCTTGAGGATGGAGTCGTCGTAGACGGGCTTGCCCTGGGCCTTGAGGTGGTCCACCGCCTTCTTGATTTCGTTCTCCGACACGAAGGCGCCGTGCACGCGCTGCAGGTGCGCGCTGGTGGGCGGCATGATGAGCATGTCGCCCATGCCCAGCAGGGCCTCCGCACCGACCGTGCCCAGAATCGTCATCGAGTCCGGCTTCGAGCGCAGCATGAAGCTGACGCGCGTGGGGAAGTTGGCCTTGATGACGCCGGTGACGACGTCCGTGGACGGGCGCTGCGTGGCGACCATCAGGTGGATGCCGGCCGCGCGGGCCATCTGCGCCAGGCGAGCGACGTAGGTCTCCACCTCGCGGCTGGCCACCATCATCAGGTCGGCGAGCTCGTCGATGATGACCACGATGTAGGGCAGCTTCTTGAGCTGCTTCTTCTCCGGCTCGGTGGACTCGCTGGCCTCCATCGCCTCGGTGTCCTCGGACTCGTCCTCCAGCTCCGGAGCCTCGGCTTCCTCGGGCGCCTGCGCGTCGAGCATGTCGTCCTCGTCGTCCCGGGGTGCGGCGACGCCCAGGCTCTCACCGCCCGCGGGCATGGAGGACTTGGGGCTCTCGCCATCGAGCACGAGCACGTTCTTCGGCTTCGCCTTCTTCTTCGGCGCGGACTCGGTGGTCGTCTTCACCTCCACCGCGGTGCTCTCCACCAGCTTGTTGAAGCCGGCGATGTTGCGCACGCCCGCCTCGGACAGCATCTGGTAGCGGCGCTCCATCTCCTCCACGGCCCAGCGCAGCGCGAGCGCCGCCTTCTTCGGGTCCGTCACCACCGGCAGCAGCAGGTGGGGGATGCCCTCGTAGACGGAGAGCTCCAGCATCTTCGGGTCCACCATGATGAAGCGGACCTCCTCGGGCGTGGCCTTGAGGAGGATGCTCATGATCATGGAGTTCACCGCCACCGACTTACCGGACCCGGTGGTGCCGGCGATGAGCAGGTGGGGCGCCTTGGCCAGGTCGAGGACGTACGGCATGCCCTCGATGTCCTTGCCCACGCACATGGTCAGCTTGCTGGCGCCCTTGTTGAAGGCGTCCTGCTCGGCAATCTCCTTGAGGTAGACGGTTTCACGGTCCCTGTTCGGCACCTCGATGCCCACCACGCCCTTGCCGGGGATGGGGGCGACGATGCGCACGCGCATGGCCTCCATGGCCATGGCGAGGTCGTCCGCGAGCGCGGCAATCTTGCTCACCTTGATGCCGGGGCCCGGGAGGAACTCGTACATGGTGACGACGGGGCCGGGGCGAATCTCCACCACCTCGCCGACGATGCCGAAGTCCGCCAGCTTCGCGCGCAGCTTCTCCGCCGTGGACAGGTACACGTCCTTGTCCAGCGCGGAGCGCTCCGTCTTGTCGTACTCGAGCACGTCGAGCGGCGGCAGCGAGAAGCTCTTGCGGTCGCCGACGAACTCGAACTGGTCCTGGCTCTTCTTGACGGTGGGCTTGGGCGGGGCCTTGGGCTCCACGATGAGCGGCATGCGCGCCAGCGCGGCCGGCGGCGCGGGGACGATGTCGGCCGGGGCGGCGGGGGCGGGCGGCACCGGCGCGATGGGGGCGGCGGCGACGGGCGCGACAGGCTCGGCCTCCATGTCAGCCATGGGGACCGGCGCCGGGCCGGTGACGATGTTCGGCCTGCGGCGGGCGCGCGGCGTTTCGGTGGCGTCGGCGCCGTCGGCGGGAATGATGAGGTTGGGCGAGGGCGGCAGGAAGGACGCGGCCCAGGCCGGGTCGGCACCGAGGGCCGGGCGTTTCTCCGCCTTCGCCGGCGCTTTCTCCGGAAGGGCCAGCACGGGCGCGGGGGCAGGGGGCAGCGAATCGGCCTCGCGGGTCGGCGGGAGCAGCTTCTTCTCCAGCTTCTCCGCCTTCTCGCGCTCGCGGGACTCCTTGAGCGCCAGCTTCGCGGCGATGGCCTGCTCCTTCTCCTGCTGCTTCGACAGCCGGAAGGCCTCCTCCGCCATCGCTTCGGCCTCGGCGGCCTCTGCCTCTTCGGCCAGGCGCTCGGCTTCGGCGAGCTCTTCCTCGTCGGCCTCGAGCTGCGCGAGGAAGGCGGCCTCCTCGAGCTTCTCCTCGGCGGCGCGTTCCTGGCGCTCCTGGTAGGCCACCTTCTGAGCCTCCCAGAACACGCTGGCGGACTCCTGGACGCGGCGGCCCACCACGCAGAGCCCGGCCCACGCCAGCGAGCACAGCTTGAGGAAGGTGTACTGGGTGCCCACGATGAGGGCGGCCGCGCTGATGGCTGTCACCAGGATGACGGTGCCCACCGTGGAGAACAGGCCGGACATGATGCCGCCCAGGCTGGCGCCCAGCGCGCCACCCGGTGGGTGCGCCCAGCCCTTGTCACCGGCGAACATCAACTGCGCCAGCACGGACACGCTGACCGTCAGCAGCGCCAGGCTGATGATTTGCGGTCCTCGCTTCCGGTCGCGGCTGCCCACGAAGAGCACCATGGCCGTGTAGATGCCACCCGCCGGGATGAGGTAGGCGCACACGCCCAGCAAGCCGCGCAGGGACTCCGCGATGAGGTGCCCCATGGGGCCCACCGCGTTGTTGAAGCCCGGGCCCACCCGGTCCTTCGCGTCGAAAGTGGCCACCGCCAGCAGGGCAATCAACGACGCCGCCAGCAGGAACACGCCGGTGATGGCTCGGGTGGTGACGTCACCGCCCTTGCCGGCCTTCATCCGCTTGTCCGCCAGCGCCCTGCGGCGCGTCGCGATTTCCTGCCGGGACAAGACCGCCTTCTCCGCCCGACCCTTCTTCGCCGTCATGTCCGTCTTCCCTCTGCGCGTCTCAGCCGCGTAGCGGGCTGTAGCAATGCCCGCAGCGAGTGTAGGGAGGGCGGGGGACCGGTCAATTTTCCAGCTCAGGACGGGGAACCTACATTTCGGCTGCACCCCTCCCCAGAGGGGGTATGGTGCCGCCCAACATCGCCGCCCGGGCGCGCATGCCGCGCGGCGGCGGGACTTCGTGGAGGAACATCACATGGCCGACGCCCGTACCGACAAGCCGTCATCCACCGAGGAGGAGTACTTCGCCCGGGAGGAGATTGAGAAGAAGCGCAAGCTGGCTCTGGAGCAGGCCGCGGCGAGCGCGGCGCAGCAGCGCGAGGAGCTCAAGAAGCTCCACTGGATGAAGTGCCCCAAGTGCGGCATGGACCTCCAGACGCTGAAGCAGGGGAATGTCGAAATCGAGACCTGCTTCAACTGCCACGGCATCTTCCTGGACGCCGGGGAGCTGGACCAGCTGGTCGCCCAGCACGGCCACGAGGGCAGTGGCAAGGTGATGGGGGCCATCCTCAACCTCTTCAAGAAGAAGTAGGCCGCCGTGGCGCTCACGCTCGAGCAGGTGCGCCATGTGGCCACACTGGCGCGGCTGTCGCTGACTCCGGAAGAGGAGCAGCGCTTCACCACCCAGCTGTCCGCGGTGCTGGACGCGGTGGAGCAGCTCCAGTCGCTCGACGTGGAGGCCGTGGAGCCCACTTCCCACGCCACGCTCACGTCCTCACGGTTGCGTGAGGACGTGACGCGGCCGTCCCTGCCGCCAGAGAAGTCCCTGGCCAACGCGCCGGCGAAGTCGGACACGTCCTTCGCCGTGCCGAAAATCATCGAGTAGCCCCGGAGGTTCCACGCCATGCAGCTCACGGACCTCACGATGCTGGAGCTGGCCGCGAAGCTGGCCGCGGGAGAGGCCTCCTCCGAGGAGGCCACCCGCGCGAGCCTGGCGCGCATCCAGCAGGTGGACCCGAAGGTGCGCGCCTTCTTGCGCGTGGATGAAGCCGGTGCCCTGGCCGCCGCTCGCGCCAGTGACGCGCGCCGCAAGTCGGGCAGTCCCGCCAGCGCCCTGGACGGCGTGCCGTTGGGGCTCAAGGACATCTTCCTCACCGAGGGCGTGGAGACCACCGCCGGCTCGCGCATCCTGGAGGGCTTCGTTCCGCCCTATGACGCCACGGTGGTGCGCCTGCTGAAGGAGGCGGGCCTGCCGCTGGTGGGCAAGCTGAACATGGATGAGTTCGCGATGGGCTCATCCAACGAATCCAGCGCCTTCTTCCCCAGCCACAACCCGTGGGATGTGTCGCGCACGCCGGGCGGCTCGTCTGGTGGCTCGGCGGCGGCGGTGGCCGCGCGCGAGGTGTTCGGCGCGCTGGGAACGGACACGGGCGGCTCCATCCGCCAGCCCGCGGCGCTCACCAACACCGTGGGGCTGAAGCCCACCTACGGCCGGGTGTCGCGCTTTGGCGTCATCGCCTTCGCCTCGTCGCTGGACCAGCCGGGCCCCATGACGCGCACGGTGGCGGACGCGGCGGCGCTGCTCCAGGTGATTGCGCGGCCGGACGCGCAGGACGCCACGTCCGCGGACGCGCCCGTGCCGGATTATTCGGCGGACCTGGAGGCCGGCGTGCGGGGCCTGAAGCTGGGCGTTCCGCGCGAGTACTTCACCGAGGGCATGGACCCGGAGGTGGAGGCCGCGGTGCGCGAGGCCCTGCGCGAGTACGAGCGTCTGGGCGCGACGCTGGTGGACGTGTCGCTGCCCCACACGAAGTACGCGCTGGCGACGTACTACCTCATCGCGCCCGCGGAGGCGTCCAGCAACCTGGCTCGCTACGATGGCGTGCGCTTCGGCCTGCGGGCGAAGGACGCGCGCAGCCTGCGGGACGTGTACGCGCTGACGCGGGAGCAGGGCTTCGGCGCGGAGGTGAAGCGCCGCATCATGCTGGGGACCTTCGCGCTGTCCTCCGGCTACTACGACGCCCACTACCTGCGTGCGCAGAAGGTTCGCACGCTCATCCGCGAGGACTTCACGCGGGCCTTCCAGCAGGTGGACGCGCTGCTGTCGCCCACCTCGCCGGTGCCGGCCTTCAAGCTGGGTGAGAAGGTCGAGGACCCGCTGTCCATGTACCTCATGGACATCTACACGCTGCCTTGCAACCTGGCGGGCCTGCCCGGCCTGTCGGTGCCCTGCGGCTTCACGAAGGCGGGCTTGCCCGTGGGCCTGCAGATTCTGGGGCGGCCCTTCGACGAGGCTGGCCTGCTGCGCATTGCCCGCGCCTACGAGCGCGAGCACGACTTC from Myxococcus xanthus includes:
- a CDS encoding zf-TFIIB domain-containing protein, whose translation is MADARTDKPSSTEEEYFAREEIEKKRKLALEQAAASAAQQREELKKLHWMKCPKCGMDLQTLKQGNVEIETCFNCHGIFLDAGELDQLVAQHGHEGSGKVMGAILNLFKKK
- a CDS encoding antibiotic biosynthesis monooxygenase family protein; protein product: MIVAIARFRPAPEEADRLVARFQARTRAVDGYPGFLGLEELRSFERPPELMLVTRWRDKASMRAYFQSEDFQRAREASAQQEDATFALYEAVGT
- a CDS encoding FtsK/SpoIIIE family DNA translocase, with protein sequence MTAKKGRAEKAVLSRQEIATRRRALADKRMKAGKGGDVTTRAITGVFLLAASLIALLAVATFDAKDRVGPGFNNAVGPMGHLIAESLRGLLGVCAYLIPAGGIYTAMVLFVGSRDRKRGPQIISLALLTVSVSVLAQLMFAGDKGWAHPPGGALGASLGGIMSGLFSTVGTVILVTAISAAALIVGTQYTFLKLCSLAWAGLCVVGRRVQESASVFWEAQKVAYQERQERAAEEKLEEAAFLAQLEADEEELAEAERLAEEAEAAEAEAMAEEAFRLSKQQEKEQAIAAKLALKESREREKAEKLEKKLLPPTREADSLPPAPAPVLALPEKAPAKAEKRPALGADPAWAASFLPPSPNLIIPADGADATETPRARRRPNIVTGPAPVPMADMEAEPVAPVAAAPIAPVPPAPAAPADIVPAPPAALARMPLIVEPKAPPKPTVKKSQDQFEFVGDRKSFSLPPLDVLEYDKTERSALDKDVYLSTAEKLRAKLADFGIVGEVVEIRPGPVVTMYEFLPGPGIKVSKIAALADDLAMAMEAMRVRIVAPIPGKGVVGIEVPNRDRETVYLKEIAEQDAFNKGASKLTMCVGKDIEGMPYVLDLAKAPHLLIAGTTGSGKSVAVNSMIMSILLKATPEEVRFIMVDPKMLELSVYEGIPHLLLPVVTDPKKAALALRWAVEEMERRYQMLSEAGVRNIAGFNKLVESTAVEVKTTTESAPKKKAKPKNVLVLDGESPKSSMPAGGESLGVAAPRDDEDDMLDAQAPEEAEAPELEDESEDTEAMEASESTEPEKKQLKKLPYIVVIIDELADLMMVASREVETYVARLAQMARAAGIHLMVATQRPSTDVVTGVIKANFPTRVSFMLRSKPDSMTILGTVGAEALLGMGDMLIMPPTSAHLQRVHGAFVSENEIKKAVDHLKAQGKPVYDDSILKPRDEDVEGGGEEDELSDELYDQALATVSEMRAVSISMLQRKMRIGYNRAARMIERMERDGVVGAADGAKPREVLIRGLGDMPGAGAM
- the gatA gene encoding Asp-tRNA(Asn)/Glu-tRNA(Gln) amidotransferase subunit GatA, producing MQLTDLTMLELAAKLAAGEASSEEATRASLARIQQVDPKVRAFLRVDEAGALAAARASDARRKSGSPASALDGVPLGLKDIFLTEGVETTAGSRILEGFVPPYDATVVRLLKEAGLPLVGKLNMDEFAMGSSNESSAFFPSHNPWDVSRTPGGSSGGSAAAVAAREVFGALGTDTGGSIRQPAALTNTVGLKPTYGRVSRFGVIAFASSLDQPGPMTRTVADAAALLQVIARPDAQDATSADAPVPDYSADLEAGVRGLKLGVPREYFTEGMDPEVEAAVREALREYERLGATLVDVSLPHTKYALATYYLIAPAEASSNLARYDGVRFGLRAKDARSLRDVYALTREQGFGAEVKRRIMLGTFALSSGYYDAHYLRAQKVRTLIREDFTRAFQQVDALLSPTSPVPAFKLGEKVEDPLSMYLMDIYTLPCNLAGLPGLSVPCGFTKAGLPVGLQILGRPFDEAGLLRIARAYEREHDFFRRSAPL
- the gatC gene encoding Asp-tRNA(Asn)/Glu-tRNA(Gln) amidotransferase subunit GatC, whose product is MALTLEQVRHVATLARLSLTPEEEQRFTTQLSAVLDAVEQLQSLDVEAVEPTSHATLTSSRLREDVTRPSLPPEKSLANAPAKSDTSFAVPKIIE
- a CDS encoding THUMP domain-containing class I SAM-dependent RNA methyltransferase, which encodes MPVPKRPGVVYGRNPMAERIALFATAARGTEDLLADELKELGARRIRQDRGGVRFMATLDEALMVALWSRIAMRVLYPLGAFEARGAEGLYEAAASIPWEEHLTPEHTFAVDATLKDSEHSHSGFVALKVKDAIVDRMRDTKGARPDVNTRDPDIRVVAHLARETLSLSLDLCGEPLHRRGYRVRPTPAPLKETLAAAVLRAANYTGTEGLVDPMCGSGTLLIEAGLIARRRAPGLNRDFAVERWPELGTRARELLADMRADARRNERKVEVPLLGFDKDPEALEAASRNVRAARLTEEIQLAEGDATRLPPLPETGGLIVTNPPYGDRLGTGGQKGMKSFYFKLGESLRVPGWRVWVICGNPAFESAFHARPSAKRDLWNGPIACSLLGYRPPDGGSARGDTGNGSEAPLGAPRQPEDVAPVRPQHEGEEEG